The following are encoded together in the Strongyloides ratti genome assembly S_ratti_ED321, chromosome : 2 genome:
- a CDS encoding Flavin monooxygenase FMO family and Flavin monooxygenase-like family-containing protein — protein sequence MFYDYTIIFRNLPPPTFSTGILIFMIKMFEKHTNIKVINEEGDNSIDQENKKRICIIGGGVRGICALKHFSKSSNCHVDLYETEKRLFNSRRLDGEKSNVFNGEVASMPTIVVQFATFPFTKVKNCFPTQQQILEYLEDYSNDIQSFIKFNHRVVKTEYVKEDTNWIVTIKRENDNEIITLRYDIILVCSGRKDIPFIPTVLNSYRGNLLHSKDFKNPENYKNQNIGIIGIAKKIYFFDVTYLHRNFKKNTFPDDFINVQATEYKIYFEGNKLFRKNEECDGIQLDTLISATGYQLNYPFLEKEEYFNYTSKKRDIQDLILNFLHYKYANSLFFIGLEDQDETFKYIDIQVRTIYNIIFNKHNSRKLGILWNEMEALQRELISFQENEDIKDNNNDDENEIHPKLLHYNLRVNSPTIYKDLKELGQSILFPLDYKNQAFCYSTNPPFFTINYDNCNV from the exons ATGTTTTATGATTATACCATCATTTT tagAAACTTACCTCCCCCTACTTTTTCAACTGgtattcttatttttatg ataaaaatgtttgaaaAACATACTAATATAAAAGTGATAAATGAGGAAGGGGATAATTCTATTGatcaagaaaataaaaaaagaatatgtATAATTGGTGGTGGTGTTAGAGGTATATGTgcattaaaacatttttctaaATCATCTAATTGTCATGTTGATTTGTATGAAACtgaaaaaagattatttaacaGTAGGAGATTAGATGGAGAAAAGTCAAATGTTTTCAATGGTGAGGTAGCATCAATGCCAACAATTGTAGTTCAATTTGCAACATTTCCTTTtacaaaagttaaaaattgttttccAACACAACAACAGATATTAGAATATTTAGAAGATTATTCAAATGATATACAGTCATTTATCAAG TTTAATCATAGAGTTGTCAAAACTGAGTATGTCAAAGAAGATACTAACTGGATTGTTACAATAAAAAGagaaaatgataatgaaattattacCTTGAGATATGATATTATATTAGTATGTTCTGGAAGAAAAGATATCCCATTTATTCCAACAGTTTTAAACTCATATAGAGGGAATTTATTACAttcaaaagattttaaaaatcctgaaaattataaaaatcaaaatattggTATTATTG GTATTGCCAAAAAGATATACTTTTTTGATGTAACATATCTAcatagaaattttaaaaaaaatacttttccagatgattttattaatgttcAAGCAActgaatataaaatatattttgagggtaataaattatttagaaaaaatgaaGAATGTGATGGTATACAATTAGATACATTAATATCAGCAACAGgttatcaattaaattatcCATTTCTTGAAAAAGaggaatattttaattatacatctaaaaaaagagatattcaggatttaatattaaattttcttcacTATAAATATGCAaattctcttttttttattggaCTTGAAGATCAAGatgaaacatttaaatatattgatattCAAGTTCgaacaatatataatataatttttaataagcATAATTCACGCAAACTTGGTATATTATGGAATGAAATGGAAGCATTACAAAGGGAATTAATATCTTTTCAGGaaaatgaagatattaaagataataataatgatgatgaaaatgaaattcatccaaaattattacattatAATTTACGGGTTAACTCACCaactatatataaagatttaaaagaacttg gtcaaagtatattatttcctttagattataaaaatcagGCATTTTGTTACTCAACAAATCCTCCTTTTTTTACAATCAATTATGATAATTGCAAtgtataa